TTAAGGAATTATGAAAAACACGCTATTTGTAATGCCTTGTAATGTATTTCTTTGTAAAAACATGATTCAAAAAAACAAAAAAACTAATTTTATTTCATTATATTAGAGTGACAAAAGGCATAAATCAGTATGTTTCCCACACATGGTCAACACTGAAAAGATGTCAGCTTTTAGGTAAAATGGTCACACCCACATCTTGCTTAACATGCTCAATCACCATATAAGTATGGTTTGTACCAACACCTGGTATTTCGACAATTTGACCAAGCACCTCACGATACTGATGCATATCAGAGACTCGAATTTTTAATAAATAGTCAAACCCTCCAGCGACCATGTCACAGGCAACTACATGGGGGATCTCTAAAACATGCTGTTTAAAGGTGTCGAATACTGACTCTGTTGAACTTTTGAGTGTTATCTCAACATGTGCGACCAACTGCTGCCCAAGCTTCTCAGCATTTAATCTTGCGGTGTAGCCCTCTATGTAGCCCTCTGACTCTAGCTTCTTAACCCTATCCAAGCAGGGGCTGGGGCTTAAGTTGACAGCTTTTGCTAAGTTAACATTTGAAATTCGGCCATTTTTTTGCAATTCATCTAAAATTGCATGGTCGATCCTATCTAAAATACGCGTTTTTATTGAAGTGGTCATACAGTATAAAATTCTGCAAGAAGGTCTAATCTCACTCAAATTTACCGTAATTCACGAAAATAAGACAGCACATTCTGCTGCACTTTCTATACAATGCTCGAAATTATTATGGATGTCCCTTTTTTATGTTGTTTGTTTCTCCGAACAAAGGGGCTAAAATTTAACCACCGCAAAATTACGCAGCGTTCATTTTAAATAATGAGGCAAGAAAGCAATCACAGCCTTTGGCTAAGCTTTCTGTAGTATTTAGGTTTTCAATAGAGGGTTTAACCTATGCTATTTCAAGGCGACTTAACAACCCAGTGTCCGATCCGTCAAAAGATCCGTGACTTCTACCGCATTGATGAAGAAACTGTTATCGATCACATTTTACCCTTGGCTGAGGTTGGTGTTTCTGCCCGTACTCGTGCATGGGAACGTGCTCGTCAAATGGTACTGAATATCCGTAAAGACCAACACGGTCAAGGCGGTGTAGACGCATTACTAGAAGAGTACTCATTGTCTTCCGAGGAAGGTGTTGTACTCATGTGTTTGGCTGAAGCACTATTACGTGTACCTGATGCACAAACGCAAGACATGTTAATTCGCGATAAGCTTAGCAAAGGTGACTGGAGCTCACATTTAGGTAATAGTGATTCACTATTCGTAAATGCGTCGAGCTGGGGCCTACTTCTAACCGGTAAAATGGTTAACTATGCTGATAAGAATAAAGAAGAGCAATTTGGCTTACTAAAGCGCACTATGGGCCGTATTGGCGAGCCTGCTATTCGTAAATCAGTGCAATATGCAATGAAGATCATGGGCCAGCAGTTTGTTATGGGCACCACGATTGAAGCGGCACTTGAGCGTGCCAAAGAAAAAGAAGCCACAGGCTACGCATACTCATACGACATGCTAGGCGAAGGCGCGCGCACCATGGCTGACGCCGAGCGTTACTTTAACAGCTACATGACAGCTATTCACGTCATTGGTAAAGCAGCTAATGGCCGTGGCCCAATTAAGAGCCCGGGTATTTCTGTAAAGCTATCCGCTATTCACCCACGTTATGAATTTTCACACCGTGACCGTGTGATTGCAGAAATTGTGCCTAAGCTTAAAGAGTTGGCACTTGCTGCAAAACAGTATGACATTAACTTCACAGTAGATGCTGAAGAAGCAGACCGTTTAGATATCTCACTTGATATTATCGAAGCGGTATTCTCTGATGACGCACTGGGCAACTGGAATGGCTTTGGTCTTGCAGTACAAGCATACCAAAAACGTGCCATTTGGGTTATTGACTGGCTTGAAGCGCTATGTCGTCGTGTTGGTCGCAAGATGATGGTGCGTCTTGTAAAAGGTGCTTACTGGGATACTGAAGTTAAGCTAACTCAAACTGATGGTCTTGAAGACTTCCCTGTATTTACACGTAAAGCCACGACTGACGTCTCTTACAAAGCATGTGCTATCAAATTGATGAACGCACGTGATGTGATCTTCCCTCAGTTTGCGACACACAACGCCTATTCTGCTGCGACTATCCTTGAACTTGCAAATGGCGAGTTCAATAACTTTGAATTCCAGTGTCTACACGGCATGGGTGACTCACTGTACAACCAAGTAGTAACAGAAGATAAAGTACAGTGTCGCGTATACGCGCCTGTAGGCCAGCATGAAGACTTACTTGCTTACCTTGTTCGTCGCCTTCTTGAAAACGGCGCAAACTCATCATTCGTAAACGCGATTGTCGATGAGTCTATGCCTGTTGAGTCACTACTTGAAGATCCGGTTGAAAAAATCCAACGTGTTAAGCACAAGCGTAACATGCAGATCACTATGCCTATCGACCTATACGGCGAAGAGCGCAACAACTCTAAAGGGTTAGATTTAACCAACATCAACCACATCACGCCAATGCGTGACAACTTACAAAAGTGGGTTGATGAAAACCTAATCACGGCAGCGGATGTACCTGAAGGCCACGAAGCAGTATTGAACCCAGCAAACCATAGCGAAGTTGTTGGCTCTATCCGTCACCAAGATGCACAAGAAATGCAACAACTAGTTGCTAGCGCAGAAGCCGCTTTTGCAACTTGGTCACAAACACCAGTGAGCGAGCGTGCTGAAATTCTGCGTCGTACAGGTGATGCGCTTGAGCGCCATCGTGATGAACTTATTGCAATGTGTATCAAAGAAGCGGGTAAAATCACTCAAGATGGCATCGATGAAGTCCGTGAAGCTGTTGATTTCTGCCGTTACTACGCAGCAAAAGCAGAAGAACTTGCACTGGATGAGCGCTTTAGCCCACGCGGTGTGATCTTATGTATCAGCCCTTGGAACTTCCCACTGGCAATTTTCCTAGGTCAGGTTGCAGCTGCTATCGTTACTGGTAATACGGTAATCGCAAAACCTGCTGAGCAAACATCATTAGTTGCGCTTCGTACCATTGAGCTAATGGAAGAAGTCGGTCTACCAAAAGGCATCGTACAGCCTGTCATCGCGCGTGGTAGTGAAGTTGGTAAGCACATCGTTCCAGATACACGTATTCAAACAGTGATGTTCACAGGCTCTACAGAGACGGGCACCCGTATTTCACAAACATTGGCTGAGCGCGGTGGCGATCAAGTACCACTGATCGCAGAGACGGGTGGTCAAAACTGTATGATCGTTGACTCAACAGCACTGCCTGAGCAGGTTGTTGATGACGTTATCTCTTCAGGTTTCCAAAGTGCTGGCCAGCGCTGTTCTGCACTGCGTGTACTATTTGTACAAGAAGAAATCGCAGACAAAGTGATCAACATGATCAAAGGCGCAATGCAAGAGCTTCACATTGGCGATCCTGCACACCTTTCTACAGATGTGGGTCCAGTGATTGACCAGAAAGCTTTGAATGCACTCAATGAGCACGTTGAATACCTAAAAGGCAATGCAACACTACATTATGAGTGTTCACTTCCAGATATGGGTGATAACGGTCATTTCTTCTTTGCACCACGCTTATACGAGATCAGCGACCTGTCAGTACTGAAAAAAGAAGTCTTCGGTCCATGTGTTCACGTGATCCGTTTTAAAGGCAGCGATATCGACAATGTGATTGACCAAGTCAACAGCACTGGCTTTGGTCTAACCATGGGTATCCACACACGTATCGAAGAGCGAGCAGAATATCTTGCTAAGCTATCTCGTGCCGGTAACATCTATGTAAACCGTAACATGATCGGTGCTGTAGTCGGTGTGCAGCCGTTCGGTGGTCGTGGTCTATCTGGTACAGGTCCAAAAGCAGGTGGTCCAAACTACATTGCACGCTTGGTAAAAGAAAACCTTGCTGAGCAAAACATCCAAGCGACTAACGTTAAAGTGGATAACGAAGAGATCGCCGCTTACCAAGGTGCGCAAGAGCAAGTATCACGCATGATGTCACTATCAAAGCGTGACGAGAAAGCGTGGCGTGCAATGCCACTGAACGACCGTATTTCAGCGGTACGTCAGCTGCTGGCTAAACTGGCTAAAGTCGAGATCCTAGATTCGCTTGCTGATGATTTAAATAAAACATTAGCAGATGCACGTGAACAGATTATCCGTGTTGAAAAACGTCTAGATATTGTGATTGAGCTACCAGGCCCTACGGGTGAGTCAAATACACTACGCTATGAATCACGTGGTTGTGTAGTGTGCTATGCAGATAAAGATACGTCTTTCAACTTCTGGGTGCTATCGGTGATCACTGCACTGGCAGCAGGTAACACAGTTATCACGGTTGTTTCTGACTTGTTCCATGAAGAAGCGATAGCATTTAGAGACAAGCTACTAAGCAGCGGCATTGCTGAAGGCGTACTGCAAGTTGCTAAGCTAAACCAGCTACCTGCAATCTTAGCCCATGAGCACCTGGCAGGTGCGGTAGTCGGCAATGGCTGTGAGCGCAAAGGTTATGTAAGTACACAGCTAGCTGCACGCAGTGGTGCAATCTTGCCAGTGATCAGCGCTGAGTACTACGATACACTACTAAATCGCCTCGTCACTGAGAAGACTATCAGTGTTGATACGACGGCATCTGGTGGTAATACATCACTGATGACACTGGTTGAAGACGATGCATAATTGACGCATCTAAAACAATGTATTGAAAAGCCAGCATATGCTGGCTTTTTTATGCTCTGTTATATATCAAGGCCACCTTGATGATAATTGACACGTTTTGAAACAAGCTAATTGCATTATCCGTAAACAAAATTAACCTTTGTAAGACATAAATTACAAACTTTCACTTTGATTTGCAGCAAAACTATTTCAATTTTTTGCAGAGCGGTATATTGTGCCTGTTTCTCTCACAGATATAGGGGCAATTTGTGCTTAATAATAAAACGCTAGGCAGCATGCTCATCGTGGCTGGTACAACGATTGGCGCAGGCATGCTGGCATTGCCTATCGCATCAGCAGGACTTGGATTTTCAACATCTCTTATTTTGATCATCGCAACTTGGTTGCTAATGACCTATACTGCCCTTCTTATGCTCGAAGTACACCAATTCGCAAATAAAGAAGCAACGCTCAATACATTAGCAAAGCAGATCCTTGGTAAAAAAGGCCAATACATCGCAAACTTTTCAATGATATTCCTGTTTTATGCGCTATGTGCAGCTTATATTGCAGGTGGCGGCGCTCAGCTACAAGAGAAGCTCTCAGCAGTAACGGGCATGGATATCGCACCACAAATAGGATCTGTGGTTTTAGCGCTCATAGTTGCGACCATCGTCGCGCTCGGTACAAGTACTGTCGATAAACTCAATCGCGTACTGTTCACAATCAAAATAATTGTCCTGGCCAGCTTATTCTTCGTACTCACCCCGTACGTGCGTGGCCAGCATTTATTAAACATGCCAATGGAACAAGGCCTTATTTTATCGGCTATTCCTGTTATTTTTACTTCGTTTGGCTTTCATGGCTCAATACCTTCAATAGTCAAATACGTGGGTTTAGATATTAAAACACTTAGACGAGTGATGATAGCAGGTGCCTCTTTGCCGCTGATCATATACATCTTTTGGCAGTTGTTAAGCCAGGGTGTCATGGATCAACAAGCTTTAGCACAAAGTGAAGGCCTACCAGGCTTTGTCGCCGCCATTTCAAATATAGCGCACAATAGTCAAGTACAAACCTTCGTTACCATTTTCGCCGACTTGGCGCTTGCGACTTCATTTCTAGGTGTGAGCCTTGGTTTATTTGACTTTTTCGCCGATGCATTTAAACAGCAAGGTTCTGGGCGAGATAGAGTGAAAACAGCCTTAATCACGTTTACACCACCGTTGGGCTTTGCGTTATTCTACCCACAAGGGTTTATCATGGCACTTGGCTATGCCGCCATTGCTCTGGTTGTTTTAGCGGTCTTCTTGCCCGTTGCTATGGTCTGGCAACAGCGAAAAAATCAAAATTCTGGCTATCAGGTACGTGGTGGTAACCTTGGTCTCATTTGCGCAGGTTTATGTGGTGTACTCATCATCTCTGCGCAGGGATTACAAATGTTTGGTCTGATCCCAGCTTTAGGTTAGTACTGCTCATTTACCCTAGAGTCAGCACTTCGCTCTCTCTAGGGCATGATGTCATTTATTGCTACTACTTTTTGCAATTCATTTGTCGCTTTCAAAATCGACTTATGAATATAATTAACTCACTTACCAAGGAGTTAATTATGAACAAGGTTACATTAGCAGTGGTACCTTTATTGCTGCTGATTGCTTGTGGCAGTGATAATGGTACACCACTTGAAAAAAACAATACTGCACAAGACAATTCCCCCTCTAACGAAAGCGCATCACAAGATTGTGGAACCGCATTTTCTGCTGAACGCTCAATCAATAAACTCGAATTTAACAGTGTATATTGGCAAGCGAACAGCGAAGCGTTGCAACCTAAACCTGAATTTAGATTATATGCAGATAAAAACTCATTAGGCGCGACGCATTCAATCTCATCCGATATTCCTCAATGTGTATTAGCTGCAAATATATTTGGCTCTACCAGTGCACAAACTTGGCAAGGGGATAGTAACGCATCTTTCAAACAAGGCGAATTGGTTTATTATTCACCTGAACTTATCTTTAAAACCGCACTACCTGAAATCAGTTCTTTAAAAGACTGGCGCAATAAAGGCCGTCCGGAAACTGTCAGCCAACCCA
This genomic window from Pseudoalteromonas luteoviolacea contains:
- a CDS encoding winged helix-turn-helix transcriptional regulator; translation: MTTSIKTRILDRIDHAILDELQKNGRISNVNLAKAVNLSPSPCLDRVKKLESEGYIEGYTARLNAEKLGQQLVAHVEITLKSSTESVFDTFKQHVLEIPHVVACDMVAGGFDYLLKIRVSDMHQYREVLGQIVEIPGVGTNHTYMVIEHVKQDVGVTILPKS
- the putA gene encoding bifunctional proline dehydrogenase/L-glutamate gamma-semialdehyde dehydrogenase PutA, with translation MLFQGDLTTQCPIRQKIRDFYRIDEETVIDHILPLAEVGVSARTRAWERARQMVLNIRKDQHGQGGVDALLEEYSLSSEEGVVLMCLAEALLRVPDAQTQDMLIRDKLSKGDWSSHLGNSDSLFVNASSWGLLLTGKMVNYADKNKEEQFGLLKRTMGRIGEPAIRKSVQYAMKIMGQQFVMGTTIEAALERAKEKEATGYAYSYDMLGEGARTMADAERYFNSYMTAIHVIGKAANGRGPIKSPGISVKLSAIHPRYEFSHRDRVIAEIVPKLKELALAAKQYDINFTVDAEEADRLDISLDIIEAVFSDDALGNWNGFGLAVQAYQKRAIWVIDWLEALCRRVGRKMMVRLVKGAYWDTEVKLTQTDGLEDFPVFTRKATTDVSYKACAIKLMNARDVIFPQFATHNAYSAATILELANGEFNNFEFQCLHGMGDSLYNQVVTEDKVQCRVYAPVGQHEDLLAYLVRRLLENGANSSFVNAIVDESMPVESLLEDPVEKIQRVKHKRNMQITMPIDLYGEERNNSKGLDLTNINHITPMRDNLQKWVDENLITAADVPEGHEAVLNPANHSEVVGSIRHQDAQEMQQLVASAEAAFATWSQTPVSERAEILRRTGDALERHRDELIAMCIKEAGKITQDGIDEVREAVDFCRYYAAKAEELALDERFSPRGVILCISPWNFPLAIFLGQVAAAIVTGNTVIAKPAEQTSLVALRTIELMEEVGLPKGIVQPVIARGSEVGKHIVPDTRIQTVMFTGSTETGTRISQTLAERGGDQVPLIAETGGQNCMIVDSTALPEQVVDDVISSGFQSAGQRCSALRVLFVQEEIADKVINMIKGAMQELHIGDPAHLSTDVGPVIDQKALNALNEHVEYLKGNATLHYECSLPDMGDNGHFFFAPRLYEISDLSVLKKEVFGPCVHVIRFKGSDIDNVIDQVNSTGFGLTMGIHTRIEERAEYLAKLSRAGNIYVNRNMIGAVVGVQPFGGRGLSGTGPKAGGPNYIARLVKENLAEQNIQATNVKVDNEEIAAYQGAQEQVSRMMSLSKRDEKAWRAMPLNDRISAVRQLLAKLAKVEILDSLADDLNKTLADAREQIIRVEKRLDIVIELPGPTGESNTLRYESRGCVVCYADKDTSFNFWVLSVITALAAGNTVITVVSDLFHEEAIAFRDKLLSSGIAEGVLQVAKLNQLPAILAHEHLAGAVVGNGCERKGYVSTQLAARSGAILPVISAEYYDTLLNRLVTEKTISVDTTASGGNTSLMTLVEDDA
- a CDS encoding aromatic amino acid transport family protein — translated: MLNNKTLGSMLIVAGTTIGAGMLALPIASAGLGFSTSLILIIATWLLMTYTALLMLEVHQFANKEATLNTLAKQILGKKGQYIANFSMIFLFYALCAAYIAGGGAQLQEKLSAVTGMDIAPQIGSVVLALIVATIVALGTSTVDKLNRVLFTIKIIVLASLFFVLTPYVRGQHLLNMPMEQGLILSAIPVIFTSFGFHGSIPSIVKYVGLDIKTLRRVMIAGASLPLIIYIFWQLLSQGVMDQQALAQSEGLPGFVAAISNIAHNSQVQTFVTIFADLALATSFLGVSLGLFDFFADAFKQQGSGRDRVKTALITFTPPLGFALFYPQGFIMALGYAAIALVVLAVFLPVAMVWQQRKNQNSGYQVRGGNLGLICAGLCGVLIISAQGLQMFGLIPALG